The Gemmatimonadales bacterium nucleotide sequence TCCGGCGTCGCCTTCTCCCGAAGTCCCACGCTCGCCACCTCGAGATGCCCGTCCACCGTCGGCACCCGGTTGGTGTGCGCGCTCACCACCATCGGCGCCGGCGTCACGCCGCCGCTCGTGACCGCGCCGAAAATCTTGGCGGTCTCCCGCTCCATCTTCTCCTCTTCGCCGCCGATGTGCGGAATCACGTTGCCCACGATGTCGAGCGAGGGCACGCCCGGATATCCCGCGCCCGACACCGCCTGCATCGTCGAGACGAACACTTTCTCCACGCCGAACGCCTGATGCAGCGGTGCCAGCGCCAGCACCAGTCCCGCGGTGGAGCAGTTGGGATTGGCGAGAATGGCGCCGGGCCAGCAGCGGTTGGTGCGCTGGCGGCCGACGAGCGTCACGTGGTCGGCATTGATCTCCGGAATCATGAGCGGCACGTCCGCGTCCATCCGGTGCACCCGCGTGTTGGTCACCACGAACGCACCCGCGCGAGCAAAGGCCTGCTCGATGTCGCCCGCGACATCGGCGTCGAGCGCGGAGAACGCGATGCGCGCGTCGATCGGCGGCGCCGAGCGCTGCACCACCATCCGTGCGATGCGCTCCGGCAGCGGCGCCGTCTCGCGCCAGCGCACCACCTCGCCGTAGGGCCGTCCCGCGCTCTGGCCCGACGCCGCGAGCGCGGCCAGCTCGAACCAGGGATGCTCCGCCAGCAACCGCACGAACTTCTGGCCGACGGTGCCAGTCGCGCCGAGCACCGCGACGGGAATCTTTGCACTCATCTGGTCTTCCGCGCCGGCTCTGAAGCGCTCGGCTCGCCGGCCGGGCGCTCGCCCGCGGCGCCTTCGCTCGCCAGCAGATCGTTGGCGAGCTTCACGTACAGCTCGACACCCCGGAGCAGCTCGCCCTTGGCGATGCGCTCGCGGTCGGTGTGTGCCACCCGGATCGAGCCGGGTCCGAGCTGGTAGCGCCGCCCCCAGTTGCGGAAGAACGGCAGATCGCTCGCGTAACCCACCACCGTAGTCTCCCACCCAGGCAGGCCCTCGCCCTTGTACGCGGGGATCTCGACCTCGGCGCTCACGCTGACCGCCGGATCGGCGGCGAGCCGCACCTGCTCCTTGAACTCCTTCGTGGGCCCCACGGTGCGCACCAGTATCTGCGCCGCCGCGTGCGCGGGAATCACGTTGGGCGCCACGCCGCCGCGGATGGTGCCGATGTTGAGGCTCGACTCGCCCAGCACCGGATCGAACGCGAGCGGAAGGCGCCGAATGGTGCGCAGCGTCTCGAGCAGCGGGATGATGGCCGACTGTCCCTCGGCCGGATACGCCGAGTGCGCGGCGCGGCCCGTCGCCTCGAGATCGATCCGGAGCGAGCCCTTCTGTCCGATGCAGAGCAGGTTCTCGGTCGGCTCGCCGTTGATGAAGAATTGCCCGCGCGGCTCGAGCGCGTGCGCCGCGTGCGCGCCGTCGGAGCCGTTCTCCTCGCCCACCACAAAGAGGAGCCCGACCCGCCGCTCGCCCGCCTCCGCGAGCCGCTCCGCCGCGGCGACCATCGCGGCGGCGATGCCCTTCGCGTCGCAGGAGCCGCGACCGTAGATCCACTCGTCGTCTTCGCCGAGCGGGACGTAGGGCGGCACGCAGTCGAGGTGGGTGGAGAAGACGACCGCGGGCGGCTCGCGCCAGGCGTAGAGGTTCCAGCGCTCGCCCGGGGGCGACGCGTCGATCACGCGCGGCGCGGCGACCCCCGCGGCGGTCGGCACCGACTGGCGCGTCACCCGGTAGCCGGCGCGCTCCAGCACCCCCGCGAGGTACGCGAGCGCGGGCCCCTCGTGGAAGGTGGGCGACTCGATGGCGACGAGCGTCTTCGTCAGTTCGATCGGGTCCATAAAAAACCTGCCCCGCCGGGCTCTCGCGCGGCGGGGCTCTCGGTTCGGAGTTGATCCATCACCCGTTACGCCAGGCCGCGCGCGATTCGATGCGGACACCTGTGCCCGCGCTTGAGCCCACGCTTGCACCCACGCGTGAGCGCGCGGAAGGCGGTCATGACGGGTCGAATGGTCGATGGAGGAATCATTTGTTGTGAAGCTAGGACGTGCCGCAACTCCGGGCAAGGGTCAGCGCCGCCGCCACCACGTCCTCCACCGCGACGCCGAGCGACTTGAAGAGCGTGATCTCGCCGGCATCGCGCCGGCCGAGCGCAGTTCCCGCCACGATCTCGCCCAGTTCCGCGTCCACCCGCCCGGCCGCGATGACGTCGCCGGACTCCACAAGCGCCGCGTCACGCGAGTCCACCACGATGCGGGCGCGGCGGAGCAGCTCGTCGTCCAGCTCGCGCCAGTCGGGGCGGCAGGCGCCGACCGCGTTCACGTGGGTGCCGGGGGCGAGCCAGGCGCCCTGGAGGACCGGCGCCGTCGCGCTCGTCGCCACCACCACCACATCGGCGCCGCGCACCGCCTCCTCGGCCGTGGCGGCCGCCGTGACGCCGTGCTCCCGCGCAAAGGCCGCCGCGCTTCGCGGGCTCCAGACGCGCACATCGTCGAATCGCCGCACCTGCGTAAGCGCCGCCAGGTGGCTCCGCGCCTGCACGCCCGCGCCCAGAAGTGCCAGCACCGTCGCGTCGGGCCGGGCGAGCCGGTCGGTCGCCACCGCCGACGCCGCGGCCGTCCGCATCTCGGTGATGAGCCGC carries:
- a CDS encoding ornithine cyclodeaminase family protein, translated to MTEIAFLDEDTVRRVLRYDDLIPAMATALADLSAGRVVQPVRSIVPVAEHHGFFGVMPAYAGALGAKLVTFYPENRGLHTHHALILLFRAETGEPLAVIDGRLITEMRTAAASAVATDRLARPDATVLALLGAGVQARSHLAALTQVRRFDDVRVWSPRSAAAFAREHGVTAAATAEEAVRGADVVVVATSATAPVLQGAWLAPGTHVNAVGACRPDWRELDDELLRRARIVVDSRDAALVESGDVIAAGRVDAELGEIVAGTALGRRDAGEITLFKSLGVAVEDVVAAALTLARSCGTS
- the asd gene encoding aspartate-semialdehyde dehydrogenase — translated: MSAKIPVAVLGATGTVGQKFVRLLAEHPWFELAALAASGQSAGRPYGEVVRWRETAPLPERIARMVVQRSAPPIDARIAFSALDADVAGDIEQAFARAGAFVVTNTRVHRMDADVPLMIPEINADHVTLVGRQRTNRCWPGAILANPNCSTAGLVLALAPLHQAFGVEKVFVSTMQAVSGAGYPGVPSLDIVGNVIPHIGGEEEKMERETAKIFGAVTSGGVTPAPMVVSAHTNRVPTVDGHLEVASVGLREKATPEQAIAAYRAFAAPPSVRGLPSSPAVPVEVDLRPDRPQTRLDLERGNGMTVTVGRIRPCPLLDLRLALLSHNTIRGAAGAAVQIGELLVAEGYVSA
- a CDS encoding M20/M25/M40 family metallo-hydrolase, with the protein product MDPIELTKTLVAIESPTFHEGPALAYLAGVLERAGYRVTRQSVPTAAGVAAPRVIDASPPGERWNLYAWREPPAVVFSTHLDCVPPYVPLGEDDEWIYGRGSCDAKGIAAAMVAAAERLAEAGERRVGLLFVVGEENGSDGAHAAHALEPRGQFFINGEPTENLLCIGQKGSLRIDLEATGRAAHSAYPAEGQSAIIPLLETLRTIRRLPLAFDPVLGESSLNIGTIRGGVAPNVIPAHAAAQILVRTVGPTKEFKEQVRLAADPAVSVSAEVEIPAYKGEGLPGWETTVVGYASDLPFFRNWGRRYQLGPGSIRVAHTDRERIAKGELLRGVELYVKLANDLLASEGAAGERPAGEPSASEPARKTR